AGGTAATAATTCATCATATTTCGATTAGattttataatatgtaattgattatttaattgtacaaaaaaaatatatatgtatattatcaGGGCACCTGCATATATACAgtttaaacatacaaaaaatgtacattgtatactatAGCGATTTAAgtacacatatgtacatatttgtatatctcacatggccctgcaggtagggcgttagaatggTACCTAACGTTACTGCTCctatgatcgtaagaggcgactaaatttaggattttatcttttctttcttcctgtAATAGGGAGGGTGACGTTTCCCAAGAGACCCGGAGGTgcgatccgactgtagctcCCATTATATGTACTtgaaacatatacaatgtatatatattaaaaaaaattgagacTTAAGTGTCATTTCTTGATTTcgttttatgacgtcatagctgTTGTTTACTTATGACGTCATGAATATGGTTGACGTCATATatcacaacaaaacaattaaacaacCATTCTGTCTGTGAAGGCAGAAAGACCTTGCAACAATgtcttcatattttttaaaattattttttttgcatttaaatacAGTATCATATACCTTCGCAAGGAACCGTTGGATTTTTACTATACATAgagtatataaataaatataaccaTATTTTGTACTTGTAATTTTGTCTATAGCTCAGTTTCTCCAATGATGGATGCTGGGGAAGCATGGTAGCAGATCTTTTACAAAGGTAAATAATTGTTTGTATATTCTAACTTGCAATTTCTGGTTATAAAGTTCTCTTTATAAATGTAAGTGGTGATGATTATACACACAGTGTACCTGGTACACTTTTTAGAATTTATTGAAGTCATGATCAGTCTTTTTTAATTCATCGTTGGattgataatgataaattaagaatacaataagatattttatatagaaatagtcACTAATGTTTTAATCACCAATGTTCTAGCTACTACAATGATTGGTAATCTATTACTGGTCATGCtgtaattttaacatatttatcatttcatattaCCGGTAAATAACTCTCTAAACATTGTCTTTAAATTTTGTAGAAAATGTGATGTCATCAATCGAGGATTTTCTGGATACAATACAAGATGGTGTGTAAAAATGATACCCAAAGTATTTGAAGAATTTAACAGTAGTGATGTTGCCATGGTGACCATTTTCCTAGGTGCGAATGATTCTAATTTACCTGGAAATAGCCATCAGCATGTGCCAGCAGAAGAATATAAGACACATCTTATTGACATGGTGGAGAAGCTACAGGTACATTTACATAAACTCTTGTTCCTGActttttttgtttgctttttattttggtttattgccatttatagttgtgtttgttttattttgaaacataGACAGACATAGCTAATAGCTAGATATATAGGTGGCCTTGAATCTGCTCCATGGCCGGGGTATATGTTGCTACAATTACCAGAATGAATTTACAGACCTTTGTACTCTTACAGATTCTctgttgtgatttgtaaagattttaaaggaaaaaaatacttttaattatGATTTGTCTTGCTAAAAATTCTATgcatatatcaaaacaaatgttGAATGGTGTATGTCAAGGAAATGTGATTTGTACTTGGTTTTTACTCCAGGTGTGTGGTATACCCAGAGAGAAAGTTGCCCTCATCACTCCTCTAGCCTGTGATATAAGGAGATGTGATTTATACTTGGTTTTTAATCCAGGTGTGTGGTATACCCAGAGAGAAAGTTGTCCTCATCACTCCTCCAGCCTGTGATATAAGGAGATGTGAATTGTACTTGGTTTTTACTCCAGGTGTGTGGTATACCCAGAGAGAAAGTTGTCCTCATCACTCATCCAGCCTGTGATATAAGGAGATGTGATTTGTACTTGGTTTTTACTCCAGGTGTGTGGGTTACCCAGAGAGAAAGTTGTTCTCATCACTCCTCTAGCCTGTGATATAAGGAGATGTGATTTGTACTTGATTTTTACTCCAGGTGTGTGGTATACCCAGAGAGAAAGTTGTCCTCATCACTCATCCAGCCTGTGATATAAGGAGATGTGATTTGTACTTAGTTTTTACTCCAGGTGTGTGGGTTACCCAGAGAGAAAGTTGTTCTCATCACTCCTCTAGCCTGTGATATAAGGAGATGTGATTTGTACTTGATTTTTACTCCAGGTGTGTGGTATACCCAGAGAGAAAGTTGTCCTCATCACTCCTCCAGCCTGTGATATAAGGAGATGTGAATTGTACTTGGTTTTTACTCCAGGTGTGTGGTATACCCAGAGAGAAAGTTGTCCTCATCACTCCTCCAGCCTGTGATATAAGGAGATGTGATTTATACTTGGTTTTTACTCCAGGTTTGTGGTATACCCAGAGAGAAAGTTATTCTCATCTTTTCTCCAGCCTGTGATATAAGGTGATGTGATTTGTGCTTGGTTTTTACTCCAGGTGTGTGGTATACCCAGAGAGAAAGTTGTCCTCATCACTCCTCCAGCCTGTGATATTGATGCGTGGGCTGAAGATTGCCGTAATAATGGTATGTGTATATTGTCAAATCAGCATTTTGCACAGAGGAAGAAGTATACAATTTGGGggcctttagggggtttttgagtctgttaatttgtcatatttccatgttaaagtttttgagcaagtttctattttgtctattgtttaagcttaagtcatcataaatgtttatgattttattttcctaatgtgtatggatgctgaacgtgataatacaaccaatttggggctctttaggggttttttgagtctgttaatttgtcatatctCCATGTTAAAGATGCCATTATTTTTCACATAGACTCATAACATTGTCTGTGTTTACCATAAAAAAATTTATACTGCAAAAGAAGACATTTCAACTTCTGTTGGAGGCAAAATAATATAGACTGAGGGCACtg
This genomic window from Argopecten irradians isolate NY chromosome 4, Ai_NY, whole genome shotgun sequence contains:
- the LOC138320438 gene encoding isoamyl acetate-hydrolyzing esterase 1 homolog translates to MTSRVISAVSKSSTWPKVVLFGDSITQLSFSNDGCWGSMVADLLQRKCDVINRGFSGYNTRWCVKMIPKVFEEFNSSDVAMVTIFLGANDSNLPGNSHQHVPAEEYKTHLIDMVEKLQVCGIPREKVVLITPPACDIDAWAEDCRNNDRPFHKCNKAAGLYASLCREAATESGTACVDLYTEMMKVTDWQKLLNDGLHLSTPGSAFLFELLKPVILKLTAGMETRFPDWKDVDNTNPDASLS